From a single Thalassophryne amazonica chromosome 7, fThaAma1.1, whole genome shotgun sequence genomic region:
- the LOC117513499 gene encoding IgGFc-binding protein-like, translating into MSEIPEIEANKYESEDQERLLEGKGPSHAEWAGQEFYLSFMQNYAPNYDTPNFHLSITALNQRAEVTVKVPALNFKQERSLKPGEMVTIDLPTGVELFGSMKSSNTVFIEASADVAVTSLNCKQYTSDTSVVYPVTEWGTEYYIFTPAISPGGTFKEFSVTNGKEKNTVQVFPQSQIIFEGRNYQPGTTIVIELQPYQSVQLQSTGDLSGSRIATQHPVAVFSGHTCTWRFSTCDHVYEQLLPVSRWGTNFIVSSVNFQNQFDSVYIQASQNTQVKVQNGQHTDVMSLVKGQVKEIQSRYPEILSIQADNGIQVLLLFNGVKNYDPFLMTIVPTNRFCSSYSLEALNGFINQAMLVAKDSEIAQLRVNGEKLSHDIQWQKVAGTNFMWTQIELLSSNKQYTVTSSGSSFGLYSIGFKYAESYGSPAQCLQPEVGLGTCWAMGDPHYQTFDGHRYDFMGTCTYVISKKCAADSSLPDFEVIAQNENRGSLRVSYVALVTVKVYGYDITVVRTEKGHVRIDNSLWSLPITLNNDNLMIFQSGRYVVIQTTFGLTVKYDWVHALVVTLSKNYAGMTCGLCGNFNGNPKDDFATPSGPQAGSAVEFGGSWKVPGLMNNDNCRDDCVGGCESCEHDMMKIWEGDTFCGLITLVLNGPFSQCHSVIDPQAYLENCKYDICMGGGLQQFLCRALEDYMDACQSAGIEVLDWRNTAKCPGKCPANSHYELCGNACPATCTDPNAPAKCIRPCVETCTCNTGYVLSGDRCVPAAQCGCTYEGRYVPAGETFWPDKDCRKQCKCVAETRLVECQDKGCRAEETCQVIDGIRKCHPVSQSTCQATGDPHYTTFDNNKFDFQGTCVYQLVAVCSKVESLVPFEVLVQNDHRGSNVVSFTKLVEVKVYSLSIVISKNYNGRIMINGELVNLPITLSEGQVSVFKSGYYAVVTTSFGLKVSFDWRSAVFVTLPSIYRGTVCGLCGNYNGKPQDDLIPKNGDKVAPANEFGTSWKVAEIPGCVDGCKGVCPDCDKTEKVKYETGDFCGILKDPKGPFRDCHAKVNPDNFFEDCVFDACIYKGRKDVLCQAIMSYSSSCQDVGAKLYSWRTKEFCEMDCPVHAHYELCGPACPATCKSLAPPQGCQAHCEEGCSCDEGYILSGDQCVPFSDCGCEYDDQYYSIGQVFYPNGNCQEECTCKKGGEVECKKFSCGPNEKCMIKYGVQKCHPVEPGTCWSMGDPHYLTFDGRRYDFMGTCTYVISKKCATDSQLPDFEVIAQNENRGSLRVSYVALVTVKVYGYDITVVRTEKGHVRIDNSLWSLPITLNNDNLMIFQSGRYVVIQTTFGLTVKYDWVHALVVTLSKNYAGMTCGLCGNFNGNPKDDFATPSGPQAGSAVEFGGSWKVPGLMNDDNCRDDCVGGCESCEHDMMKIWEGDTFCGLITLVLNGPFSQCHSVIDPQAYLENCKYDICMGGGLQQFLCRALEDYMDACQSAGIEVLDWRNTAKCPGKCPANSHYELCGNACPATCTDPNAPAKCIRPCVETCTCNTGYVLSGDRCVPAAQCGCTYEGRYVPAGETFWPDKDCRKQCKCVAETRLVECQDKGCRAEETCQVIDGIRKCHPVSQSTCQATGDPHYTTFDNNKFDFQGTCVYQLVAVCSKVESLVPFEVLVQNDHRGSNVVSFTKLVEVKVYSLSIVISKNHNGRIMINGELVNLPITLSEGQVSVFKSGYYAVVTTSFGLKVSFDWRSAVFVTLPSIYRGTVCGLCGNYNGKPQDDLIPKNGDKVAPAKEFGTSWKVAEIPGCVDGCKGVCPDCDKTEKVKYETGDFCGILKDPKGPFRDCHAKVNQDNFFEDCVFDACIYKGRKDVLCQAITSYSSACQDVGAKLYSWRTKEFCEMDCPVHTHYELCGPACPATCKSLAPPQGCQAHCEEGCSCDEGYILSGDQCVPFSDCGCEYDDQYYSIGQVFYPNGNCQEECTCKKDGEVECKTFSCGHNEKCMIKDGVQKCHPVVEGVCYASCDSHFLSFDGFKFDFHGTCTYTLSKSCNLEGSHLLAFSVQLQNAQWAHIKTKEVAVDVYGFSLIFKNTMFGVLVNGIVNHLPINLNDGAVQIYQHGTKYVIQTDFGLRVTTDLFYHVSVTVPGNYQNKVCGLCGNFNGNNRDDFQMPNGQLAENGNMFGKSWMADIPNVWCQNGCEGNMCPVCEPAWKDVLSKPTYCGIITAPEGPFAPCHSKVNPQSYFDDCVFDVCVFNGDWKVLCDSVAAYAFHCHMAGVDIKNWRTPSFCPMKCPANSHYEVCADSCSTSCLGLTEIVQCSTSCTEGCECDAGFLFDGQTCVKDTECGCYDNGKTYKLGQAEVDKECKSKCVCQESGEMKCAKLTCAAEEVCTVQDGVQDCHVKQGYCTVSPGGYLTSFDGMSGGVGGPGAFQLASLCDEDTALWFRVVVDVRVCSHCAAKQVVTVFVYLNNTSIIVNKDHLVWVNGKKVSLPKDLTSELSIHISDMTVTIEWASALRVTYSSQEVTVIVHHSLSGKTCGACGNYNNDAKDDMRTAGGKSTTDVAMVTDSWNAEEISRCGL; encoded by the exons ATAGAAGCTAATAAATATGAGTCAGAAGACCAGGAACGACTACTGGAGGGCAAAG GTCCATCTCATGCTGAATGGGCAGGCCAAGAGTTCTATCTTTCCTTCATGCAAAATTACGCACCAAACTACGACACTCCTAACTTCCATTTATCCATCACTGCACTAAATCAACGTGCTGAGGTGACAGTGAAAGTACCTGCCTTAAATTTCAAACAAGAGAGATCGCTCAAACCTGGGGAGATGGTCACCATTGATCTCCCCACTGGTGTTGAGTTATTTGGAAGCATGAAGTCCTCCAACACTGTGTTTATTGAAGCCTCTGCAGATGTAGCAGTAACATCCTTGAATTGCAAACAGTACACATCAGACACCTCTGTGGTGTATCCTGTCACTGAATGGGGAACTGAATATTACATCTTCACACCTGCTATATCACCCGGTGGCACCTTCAAAGAGTTCTCTGTGACAAATGGAAAAGAGAAGAACACAGTTCAGGTTTTTCCACAAAGCCAGATAATATTCGAAGGTCGAAACTACCAGCCTGGCACAACCATAGTCATAGAACTGCAGCCCTATCAGAGTGTCCAGCTCCAGAGCACAGGTGACTTGTCTGGATCAAGAATTGCTACGCAGCACCCTGTTGCTGTTTTTTCAGGCCACACTTGCACATGGCGCTTCTCTACATGTGACCATGTTTACGAACAGCTCCTGCCAGTAAGCAGATGGGGAACGAACTTCATTGTTTCTTCTGTGAACTTCCAGAATCAGTTTGACAGTGTTTACATCCAGGCGTCCCAGAACACCCAGGTTAAAGTGCAGAATGGTCAGCATACTGATGTTATGAGTTTAGTTAAAGGACAGGTAAAAGAAATCCAGTCCCGCTATCCTGAGATACTGTCCATTCAGGCAGATAATGGCATCCAGGTCCTCTTGCTCTTTAATGGTGTCAAGAACTACGACCCTTTCTTAATGACCATCGTTCCCACAAACCGGTTCTGTTCATCTTACTCTCTTGAAGCTCTAAATGGATTTATAAACCAGGCCATGCTTGTGGCAAAGGACAGTGAGATAGCACAGCTACGTGTTAATGGTGAAAAACTTTCCCATGACATCCAGTGGCAAAAGGTGGCAGGAACTAATTTCATGTGGACACAGATCGAACTACTGTCTAGCAACAAGCAATACACTGTTACCAGCTCTGGTTCCAGCTTTGGTCTCTACAGCATCGGATTCAAGTACGCGGAAAGTTATGGTTCACCAGCTCAATGTTTGCAACCAG AGGTTGGACTTGGTACCTGTTGGGCCATGGGAGATCCCCACTACCAAACATTTGATGGACATCGTTATGATTTCATGGGTACCTGCACATATGTCATCAGCAAGAAATGTGCAGCAGATAGTAGTCTTCCAGACTTTGAGGTCATCGCCCAGAATGAGAACAGGGGAAGCCTCAGGGTGTCATATGTTGCCTTAGTCACAGTGAAGGTGTATGGCTATGACATCACAGTTGTCCGGACTGAGAAAGGTCATGTGAGG ATTGACAACAGTCTGTGGAGCTTGCCCATCACTTTGAACAATGACAATCTGATGATATTCCAGTCTGGTCGCTACGTGGTCATTCAGACCACGTTTGGTCTCACTGTCAAATATGACTGGGTACATGCATTGGTGGTTACCTTGTCTAAAAATTATGCTGGTATGACTTGCGGCCTCTGTGGCAACTTCAATGGCAACCCAAAAGATGACTTTGCCACTCCATCAGGACCACAGGCTGGTAGTGCTGTAGAGTTTGGAGGCAGTTGGAAGGTGCCAGGTTTGATGAACAATGACAATTGTAGAGATgactgtgtgggtgggtgtgaaaGCTGCGAACATGACATGATGAAGATTTGGGAGGGTGATACTTTCTGTGGACTCATCACACTTGTACTTAATGGGCCATTCAGTCAATGCCATAGTGTCATAGACCCACAAGCATACCTGGAGAACTGCAAATATGACATCTGTATGGGAGGCGGCCTTCAGCAATTTCTCTGCAGAGCACTGGAGGATTACATGGATGCCTGCCAGAGTGCTGGTATTGAAGTTCTTGACTGGAGGAACACTGCGAAATGCC CTGGTAAATGTCCAGCCAACAGCCACTATGAGCTGTGTGGTAATGCCTGCCCTGCCACATGTACTGACCCTAATGCCCCCGCCAAATGCATACGTCCTTGTGTGGAGACTTGCACCTGTAACACAGGCTATGTTCTGAGTGGGGATCGGTGTGTGCCTGCTGCTCAGTGTGGTTGTACCTATGAAGGGCGCTATGTTCCTGCCGGGGAGACATTTTGGCCTGACAAGGACTGTCGGAAACAGTGCAAGTGTGTTGCTGAAACCAGACTTGTGGAATGCCAGGATAAAGGCTGTAGAGCAGAGGAGACATGTCAAGtgattgatggaataagaaagtGCCATCCAGTCTCCCAGAGTACCTGCCAAGCCACAGGTGACCCTCATTACACGACGTTTGACAATAACAAGTTTGATTTCCAGGGGACATGTGTATACCAGTTGGTTGCAGTTTGCTCCAAGGTTGAGAGTTTGGTACCATTTGAGGTACTGGTGCAAAATGACCACCGGGGCAGCAATGTGGTTTCCTTCACTAAGTTAGTGGAGGTCAAGGTCTACTCCCTCAGCATTGTCATCAGTAAGAACTACAATGGCCGAATTATG ATCAATGGTGAGCTGGTCAACTTACCCATCACCCTAAGTGAAGGACAGGTGTCTGTGTTCAAGAGTGGCTATTATGCAGTGGTCACCACATCCTTTGGTCTTAAAGTCTCCTTTGACTGGAGAAGTGCTGTATTTGTAACACTTCCAAGCATCTATAGGGGCACTGTTTGTGGCCTCTGTGGCAACTACAATGGAAAACCCCAGGATGATCTGATTccaaagaatggtgacaaagttgccCCTGCAAACGAATTTGGAACCAGCTGGAAAGTGGCTGAAATCCCAGGCTGTGTTGACGGCTGTAAAGGGGTGTGCCCAGATTGTGACAAAACAGAGAAGGTGAAGTATGAAACAGGGGACTTCTGTGGTATCTTGAAGGACCCCAAAGGACCATTCCGTGACTGCCATGCGAAGGTGAACCCAGATAATTTCTTTGAAGACTGTGTGTTTGATGCATGCATCTATAAGGGCAGGAAAGATGTACTATGTCAAGCCATCATGTCATACAGCTCGTCCTGCCAAGATGTAGGTGCCAAACTATACAGCTGGAGAACCAAAGAATTCTGTG AAATGGATTGTCCAGTCCACGCCCACTATGAGTTGTGTGGCCCCGCCTGTCCTGCCACCTGCAAGAGCCTGGCGCCTCCACAAGGCTGTCAGGCCCACTGTGAAGAGGGCTGTTCCTGTGATGAGGGGTACATCCTCAGTGGTGATCAGTGTGTTCCTTTCTCAGACTGTGGCTGTGAATATGATGACCAGTACTACAGCATTGGTCAGGTGTTTTACCCCAATGGGAACTGTCAGGAGGAGTGCACGTGCAAAAAAGGTGGCGAG GTGGAGTGTAAGAAGTTCTCATGTGGCCCTAATGAGAAATGTATGATCAAATACGGTGTTCAGAAATGCCACCCTGTTG AACCTGGTACCTGTTGGTCCATGGGAGATCCCCACTACCTAACATTTGATGGACGTCGTTATGATTTCATGGGTACATGCACATATGTCATCAGCAAGAAATGTGCAACAGATAGTCAACTTCCAGACTTTGAGGTCATCGCCCAGAATGAGAACAGGGGAAGCCTCAGGGTGTCATATGTTGCCTTGGTCACAGTGAAGGTGTATGGCTATGACATCACAGTTGTCCGGACTGAGAAAGGTCATGTGAGG ATTGACAACAGTCTGTGGAGCTTGCCCATCACTTTGAACAATGACAATCTGATGATATTCCAGTCTGGTCGCTACGTGGTCATTCAGACCACGTTTGGTCTCACTGTCAAATATGACTGGGTACATGCATTGGTGGTTACCTTGTCTAAAAATTATGCTGGTATGACTTGCGGCCTCTGTGGCAACTTCAATGGCAACCCAAAAGATGACTTTGCCACTCCATCAGGACCACAGGCTGGTAGTGCTGTAGAGTTTGGAGGCAGTTGGAAGGTGCCAGGTTTGATGAACGATGACAATTGTAGAGATgactgtgtgggtgggtgtgaaaGCTGCGAACATGACATGATGAAGATTTGGGAGGGTGATACTTTCTGTGGACTCATCACACTTGTACTTAATGGGCCATTCAGTCAATGCCATAGTGTCATAGACCCACAAGCATACCTGGAGAACTGCAAATATGACATCTGTATGGGAGGCGGCCTTCAGCAATTTCTCTGCAGAGCACTGGAGGATTACATGGATGCCTGCCAGAGTGCTGGTATTGAAGTTCTTGACTGGAGGAACACTGCGAAATGCC CTGGTAAATGTCCAGCCAACAGCCACTATGAGCTGTGTGGTAATGCCTGCCCTGCCACATGTACTGACCCTAATGCCCCCGCCAAATGCATACGTCCTTGTGTGGAGACTTGCACCTGTAACACAGGCTATGTTCTGAGTGGGGATCGGTGTGTGCCTGCTGCTCAGTGTGGTTGTACCTATGAAGGGCGCTATGTTCCTGCCGGGGAGACATTTTGGCCTGACAAGGACTGTCGGAAACAGTGCAAGTGTGTTGCTGAAACCAGACTTGTGGAATGCCAGGATAAAGGCTGTAGAGCAGAGGAGACATGTCAAGtgattgatggaataagaaagtGTCATCCAGTCTCCCAGAGTACCTGCCAAGCCACAGGTGACCCTCATTACACGACGTTTGACAATAACAAGTTTGATTTCCAGGGGACATGTGTATACCAGTTGGTTGCAGTTTGCTCCAAGGTTGAGAGTTTGGTACCATTTGAGGTACTGGTGCAAAATGACCACCGGGGCAGCAATGTGGTTTCCTTCACTAAGTTAGTGGAGGTCAAGGTCTACTCCCTCAGCATTGTCATCAGTAAGAACCACAATGGCCGAATTATG ATCAATGGTGAGCTGGTCAACTTACCCATCACCCTAAGTGAAGGACAGGTGTCTGTGTTCAAGAGTGGCTATTATGCAGTGGTCACCACATCCTTTGGTCTTAAAGTCTCCTTTGACTGGAGAAGTGCTGTATTTGTAACACTTCCAAGTATCTATAGGGGCACTGTTTGTGGCCTCTGTGGCAACTACAATGGAAAACCCCAGGATGATCTGATTccaaagaatggtgacaaagttgccCCTGCAAAAGAATTTGGAACCAGCTGGAAAGTGGCTGAAATCCCAGGCTGTGTTGACGGCTGTAAAGGGGTGTGCCCAGACTGTGACAAAACAGAGAAGGTGAAGTATGAAACAGGGGACTTCTGTGGTATCTTGAAGGACCCCAAAGGACCATTCCGTGACTGCCATGCTAAGGTGAACCAAGATAATTTCTTTGAAGACTGTGTATTTGATGCATGCATCTATAAGGGCAGAAAAGATGTATTATGTCAAGCCATCACGTCATACAGCTCTGCCTGCCAAGATGTAGGTGCCAAACTATACAGCTGGAGAACCAAAGAATTCTGTG AAATGGATTGTCCAGTCCACACCCACTATGAGTTGTGTGGCCCAGCCTGTCCTGCCACCTGCAAGAGCCTGGCGCCTCCACAAGGCTGTCAGGCCCACTGTGAAGAGGGCTGTTCCTGTGATGAGGGGTACATCCTCAGTGGTGATCAGTGTGTTCCTTTCTCAGACTGTGGCTGTGAATATGATGATCAGTACTACAGCATTGGTCAGGTGTTTTACCCCAATGGGAACTGTCAGGAAGAGTGCACGTGCAAAAAAGATGGCGAG GTGGAGTGTAAGACGTTCTCATGTGGCCATAATGAGAAATGTATGATCAAAGATGGTGTTCAGAAATGCCACCCTGTTGTTGAGGGTGTGTGCTACGCCTCTTGTGACTCCCATTTCCTGTCATTTGATGGGTTCAAATTTGACTTCCATGGCACCTGCACCTATACCCTATCTAAGAGCTGCAATCTCGAAGGCAGCCACCTGCTGGCTTTCTCTGTTCAGTTGCAGAATGCACAATGGGCCCACATAAAAACTAAAGAGGTTGCTGTCGATGTTTATGGCTTCAGTCTCATCTTTAAGAACACCATGTTTGGAGTCCTG GTCAATGGCATTGTTAACCATCTTCCCATAAACCTTAATGATGGAGCAGTGCAGATCTATCAACATGGCACCAAATATGTCATTCAGACTGATTTTGGCCTACGTGTCACCACGGACCTATTCTACCATGTTTCAGTAACGGTCCCCGGTAACTACCAGAATAAGGTGTGTGGCTTATGTGGGAACTTCAATGGAAACAACCGAGATGACTTCCAGATGCCCAACGGACAACTCGCCGAAAATGGGAACATGTTTGGGAAGTCATGGATGGCTGACATCCCCAATGTGTGGTGTCAAAATGGCTGTGAAGGCAACATGTGTCCCGTATGTGAACCAGCTTGGAAGGATGTGTTGTCTAAGCCCACTTACTGTGGAATTATTACAGCACCTGAAGGCCCTTTTGCACCGTGCCATAGTAAAGTTAACCCACAGTCCTACTTTGATGACTGCGTGTTTGAcgtgtgtgtttttaatggtgATTGGAAGGTTCTGTGTGATAGTGTGGCAGCGTATGCCTTCCACTGTCACATGGCAGGAGTAGACATTAAAAACTGGAGGACACCATCATTCTGTC CCATGAAATGCCCAGCAAACAGTCACTATGAGGTGTGTGCAGATTCCTGCTCCACATCTTGTCTGGGCCTCACAGAGATCGTCCAGTGTTCAACCAGCTGCACTGAGGGCTGTGAATGTGATGCTGGCTTCCTGTTTGATGGACAGACATGCGTTAAGGACACTGAGTGTGGCTGCTACGATAATGGAAAAACATACAAG